AGACGGGGATTTCATACCTGTGATCGTTGAGATGACCTTGAAAGAGACTGGTCGATTTGTTGGGGCTCTTTTTCTTAGAAGGGCCATAACGGAACGATAAAATGTTTGATGAGTGCCGTGATGATAAAAACGAAACCGGTCAGAACCAGTGCATCTCCCGGCTTACTGCTGCGGAATCTGTAGGAGTAAAACCCGAGAAAGGTAAGAAAGATCCCCCAGAGCAGTAATCGAAAAGTGAAATCGCCCCACTCCGGTACAAAGTAGCTTAAAATGAGAGGCACCGCAGAGAGAACGAGAAGAAAATAAAGATTATCAAATAAGGCACTGAGCCCGCCTATAATATTGTTGAGTTTATTTTTCATGAACTTATCGTAAGAAGTTTGAATTCTGATTACCAACCAAATCAGAATCAGCGAAATTAACTGCTCACAAATTTTTAAGCAGCACTTTAAATAAACCGAAAGTATCCCATGAACGCGATTCCTCAATGTCCTGATTGTGCGTGTGCGATGGAAAAAGGATTTCAGCCGGACAATGCGTACTATCGTGCGGTCCAGTCTTTGTGGCATCCCGGCGAAGTGGAGCCGGAAACGTTCTTTGGGCTGAAGGTCAATCAGCAGAATCTCAAGTTGGACAAGTCGAAAATTCGGCCGGTCATTGCTTATCGCTGTCCCCAGTGTGGCCTGTTGCGGTCTTACGCGGAGTGACAGAAAAAAGTGTCCAGAAGCCTAGACTTCCATTCCTGCCGTGGACAGAAAAAGGGGTTTGGAATCTT
This window of the Gimesia fumaroli genome carries:
- a CDS encoding PF20097 family protein: MNAIPQCPDCACAMEKGFQPDNAYYRAVQSLWHPGEVEPETFFGLKVNQQNLKLDKSKIRPVIAYRCPQCGLLRSYAE